The following is a genomic window from Streptomyces sp. NBC_01381.
GGCGCGCTGGCCGCCGCCGACGCCCGCCATCCGCTGGCGCTGCGGCTCCTGTCCGAGGTGCGCGCCGCACTGCCGGACGCGCCGCCGCCGGGGCGGCCAGGGCGCGAGGAGATCTTCGCCGCCTATCTGGACCTGCTGTGCCTGCGGGTCGCGGTGCGGCTCGCTGCTCCGCAGGGGCTGCGGGGCGGGGCGGTGCGGCGGCTCGCGGCGAAGGTGTCGGGGCAGGTGCACGAGGCGGCGCGGCGGTGTCTGGGGCCGGGGCAGGGGGAGTTGGACCGGGCCTCGTTCGAGGAGGTGTTCCCGTGGGGGACGGGGTGGGCCTCCGCGGTCCTCACGGAGGGGTTGCTGACCCCTGCGGGGGACGGATACCGCTTCGCACACGAGGAGGTCGCGGACTGGATCCAGGGGATGCATCTGGATGTGGACGGGGCGTTGTGGTCGTTGGTCCATCGGTACGGGGCGGCTGCGCCGCGGGCTGGGGCGGCGTCCTTGCCGGTCCCCCGCCACCGGATCGGCCCGGTCATCCAGGCCCTGCTGCAGCTGGACCCTGCCGAACTGGAGCCTCGACTAAGGGAGTTGGCCCGGTTCGGGGAGGGCTCTGTACTGCCTGGTGCATGCCTGCCCACAACCGTGGCAGCTTCGCCCTCGGCTGTGGGCAATCGTCCCGCAGGGCGAGTGGGGTCTCCCCTGCTCGAGCGAAGCCGAGAGCTTGGGGAAGGGTGGGCACAGCCCCCGCTGCCGGGCACCGATGCACCGGGGTGGTGGGCAAGTCACCTGCTGAGCGAGACGCTAGCCAGGGTGCCTGACGCGGGGCCCTACCGAGCCCTGCTCGCCGAGCTGGCCCGGCAGGGGAGGTACGACGCCGAGTTCTGGCTCGCCCTCCCCCTCCCGGAGGGCGACCGCTTCGACCTCCTGCGGGACGCGGTGATCCACGACCCCCCGCCCGGCCCCCCGCAGGGCAGCCGCTGCCTCGACGCCGTCGCCGAGCTCCTCGCGCGCAACCCCGCCAAGGCGCAGCCCCACCTGACCCGCTGGTTCACCGACGAACGCCCGCTCGCGGCGACCCCGCAGGCGACCGTCGCCTCCGCCGCCCAGGCCCTGCTCCACACCCACCGGCACCGCGCCATCGACGACCTCACCGAAGCCCTCGTCGACTCCGCGCACCCCCGCGCCGACGAACTCCTCGCGGTGCTCGCCGAGGAGGAGCCCTCCGCCATCTGCCGGGCCGTCGACCGCTGGGTCCACGACGAGCGGCCTGCCCGCCGTGTCGCCGCCGTCGCCTACGGCCTGCGCGCCGCCCCGCACGCCACCACCGATGCCGACCGCGAGCTCCTGCGGTACGCGGCATTCGCCCTGCTGGCCCGCCCCTACGACGACACCCTGCACGGCGCCGCGCTCGCCCTCCTCATCCGCGACCCGCAGACCCGCACCCGCCATCTGGCGCCCGCCCTGCGGCGTTTCACCGCCGGGGATCCGCAGCTGCCCGCGAGCGCGCTCGTCGCCGCCTTCGACACCCACCCCGAGCCCGTCATCGCCGCCTTCCGGAAGCGGTTGTACGGTCCCGGTCCCGCGCCCGGGGACGTCCTGCGCAGCCTGGCCGACGTGACGGCGCCCGGGCTCGCGCGGCGGGTGGCCGATCTCGTAAGCGATGTCCTGGAGCTGCGCCCGGATCTTGCGGGGCACGTGGCGGGCTACCTTGATCGGCGTCTTGAGCAGGGGCCGGGCGTCCGCGCCGTCCTGCTGCCGCTCGTGGCGGGGCTCCTGAACAGCCGTCCGCCCGCCGTGCGCGCCGCCCTCGCCGCCGCCGTCGCTGCCCCCGGCACCGACGCATCGCGGGCCCTGCGCGGCGAACTGCTCGACGTGCTGCTCGACCGGGAGCGGGAGCCCGAAGTCCTGGACGCCGTGCTGTGCGCGGTCGCGGCCGGCGGCGACGAGAGCCGGCTCCGCGCTCTTGTGCACCGCACGGGCGAGCTGCTCGTCCGCACCCCGGACGGCGCGACCTGCTTCGACCGCCGCCTGGTCGAGCTGGCCCGTTCCGTCCCCGGCTTCGCCGCGGCCGTCGCCCGGTGGATGTGCGACGCCCCGCAGGAGTGGGCCGCCCTCGTCGGCCCGAGCGCCCGCCGCATGATCGAGAACGTCGCCGGGGCGCGCGTACCGGCGTGAGGTCCGCCACCCCATCCGATGCGATCCGGATCGCGCGGGCATGGCAGTCTTAGACCTGCGCAATGGGCAATGGGACGTACACACACGTACACGGGTTCGGCGAGGAGCAAAGACAGTGCAGCGCTGGCGTGGCTTGGAGGACATCCCCCAGGACTGGGGGCGCAGCGTCGTCACCATCGGTTCCTACGACGGCGTACACCGCGGGCACCAGCTGATCATCGGCCGTGCGGTCGAACGAGCGCGTGAGCTCGGCGTGCCCGCCGTCGTCGTCACCTTCGACCCGCACCCCAGCGAGGTCGTGCGTCCGGGCAGCCACCCGCCGCTGCTTGCCCCGCACCACCGGCGCGCCGAACTCATGGCCGAGCTGGGTGTGGACGCGGTCCTCATCCTGCCGTTCACCACGGAGTTCTCGAAGCTGTCGCCCGCCGACTTCGTCGTCAAGGTGCTCGTCGACAAGCTGCACGCGCGCGTGGTCGTCGAGGGCCCCAACTTCCGCTTCGGCCACAAGGCCGCGGGCAATGTCGCCTTCCTGACCGAGCTCGGCGCGACGTACGACTACGAAGTCGATGTCATCGACCTGTTCGTGAGCGGCGACGCGGGCGGTGGCGAGCCCTTCTCCTCCACGCTCACCCGGCGTCTGGTCGCCGAGGGCGATGTGGCGGGCGCGGCGGAGATCCTCGGCCGCCCGCACCGCGTCGAGGGCGTCGTCGTGCGGGGCGCGCAGCGCGGCCGCGAACTGGGCTTCCCCACCGCCAACGTGGAGACGCTGCCGCACACCGCCATCCCCGCGGACGGCGTCTACGCCGGGTGGCTGGACGCGCAGGGCGAGGCGATGCCCGCCGCGATCTCCGTGGGCACGAACCCGCAGTTCGACGGGACCGAGCGGACGGTCGAGGCGTACGCGATCGACCGCATCGGACTCGACCTGTACGGCCTGCACGTGGCCGTCGACTTCCTCGCCTTCGTGCGCGGGCAGGCGAAGTTCGACTCGATCGACGAGCTGCTCGTCGCCATCGCGGACGACGTGAAGAAATCCCGCGAGCTCATCGAAGCCGCTGATTCCGGCAACGGCCTCCCGGAGTAGAGGGCCGAAAGCGGGGCTCCCGCCCCCGGCCCTGCGCGCCTACAGGACGTGCGGAAGGGCGACGCTGTTGACCAGCGGGCCTTCGACGGTGACTCCTTCGGTGATCAGCGACTCGACGGGCGGCAGCGGCGGGGCGGGGTTCGCCGTGCGCTGTGCCGCCGAGGCCGGAGCGGTGATCGCGGTGACGGACAGGGCGAGGGCTGCGAGCAGCGTGAAGGTCAGGACGCGGCGATGACGCATGAGGTCTCTGCTTTCTTCCGTATTCTTCCGGTTTCCCCGGCGTCCGACGACCCGTTCGTATGATCGTCAGTGACTTCTTGGTCGTGCCCGGGGTTACGCACGGCGAGCGGGCCGCGACCGGCGGCCCGCGCATGCACGGTCCAAGGAGGCTGCAGTGAACGGCAGTTGGGTGCAGACAACGTCCCGTTGGGTGCTGGTCGCGGCGATGGCGGCGGTGCCATCCGTCCTGTGCTCCGGCGCGGCGCACGCCGATGAGACGCACGCGAATTCGCACAACGCGCCCAGGGTCGCGCTGATCAACACCGGCCAGATCGATGACCCGTTGGAGGACGTGCTCGAGCACACCCTCAACTTCGGGGACGGATACAGGTGGGACTGACGGGGTGAACTGCTCGTGGTCGCACCGTACTTGCGCGGGTTCCCGGGCGGCCGCGCAAGTACGTCGCGATGTGGGGGTGTTCAGGTCACGGGGCGAGGCACGCCGTGCCCGGCACCTCGGAGGG
Proteins encoded in this region:
- a CDS encoding trypsin-like peptidase domain-containing protein, which encodes MTGQMDPEALDRTLVRICDLAGRPRGTGFAADDQGTVITSHEAVDGLARLVLHAAGERVCVVTADAVVHLPEVDLALVRTEGLGLRPLPVTVREAVPVGSYVRIAARGWREARILGAATVTYTATDRFHLVDAALELAIGTDGADALRLGGGAAGGPVVDASSGAVLAVLGTALHGEHTSAGIAVPLRDAAAGEPGGPLADLLVRNAATVPAYGRDLNLAGALHLTATSLGSDGPRAAVLEPVERPDTAGELAEFTDGPAQVLGLVGDPGTGRTTELAALAARRARGAEPAPTLWLRGADLQGADTGVGDAVERALERAGRIVEASEDLLAGAGDGLGDISAGRVARLVRDQGRPLLLLLDGPEEMPPVLAHRLAEWSGGTAEWLRDTGARLVVACRAEYWEQAGEHFPAELLQECVCLGDLPERQARLARARYGIPEGALAAADARHPLALRLLSEVRAALPDAPPPGRPGREEIFAAYLDLLCLRVAVRLAAPQGLRGGAVRRLAAKVSGQVHEAARRCLGPGQGELDRASFEEVFPWGTGWASAVLTEGLLTPAGDGYRFAHEEVADWIQGMHLDVDGALWSLVHRYGAAAPRAGAASLPVPRHRIGPVIQALLQLDPAELEPRLRELARFGEGSVLPGACLPTTVAASPSAVGNRPAGRVGSPLLERSRELGEGWAQPPLPGTDAPGWWASHLLSETLARVPDAGPYRALLAELARQGRYDAEFWLALPLPEGDRFDLLRDAVIHDPPPGPPQGSRCLDAVAELLARNPAKAQPHLTRWFTDERPLAATPQATVASAAQALLHTHRHRAIDDLTEALVDSAHPRADELLAVLAEEEPSAICRAVDRWVHDERPARRVAAVAYGLRAAPHATTDADRELLRYAAFALLARPYDDTLHGAALALLIRDPQTRTRHLAPALRRFTAGDPQLPASALVAAFDTHPEPVIAAFRKRLYGPGPAPGDVLRSLADVTAPGLARRVADLVSDVLELRPDLAGHVAGYLDRRLEQGPGVRAVLLPLVAGLLNSRPPAVRAALAAAVAAPGTDASRALRGELLDVLLDREREPEVLDAVLCAVAAGGDESRLRALVHRTGELLVRTPDGATCFDRRLVELARSVPGFAAAVARWMCDAPQEWAALVGPSARRMIENVAGARVPA
- a CDS encoding bifunctional riboflavin kinase/FAD synthetase; the protein is MQRWRGLEDIPQDWGRSVVTIGSYDGVHRGHQLIIGRAVERARELGVPAVVVTFDPHPSEVVRPGSHPPLLAPHHRRAELMAELGVDAVLILPFTTEFSKLSPADFVVKVLVDKLHARVVVEGPNFRFGHKAAGNVAFLTELGATYDYEVDVIDLFVSGDAGGGEPFSSTLTRRLVAEGDVAGAAEILGRPHRVEGVVVRGAQRGRELGFPTANVETLPHTAIPADGVYAGWLDAQGEAMPAAISVGTNPQFDGTERTVEAYAIDRIGLDLYGLHVAVDFLAFVRGQAKFDSIDELLVAIADDVKKSRELIEAADSGNGLPE